From a single Vitis vinifera cultivar Pinot Noir 40024 chromosome 18, ASM3070453v1 genomic region:
- the LOC100247851 gene encoding galactan beta-1,4-galactosyltransferase GALS1, with protein MRKDASPATVPGNSVGKLFLCFETKPLVATLLALTLVMVIWNLQPYYENLISTTSRCSATAAAATATSTTIATGNASILPYTPPSSSSVSEKKVSTPKASSNADPNKRLFYAYGNAASLFVLMGAYRGGPRTFAVVGLASKPLHVYGRPWYKCEWISSNGSASLRAKAYKMLPDWGYGRVYTVVVVNCTFAENPNEDNAGGKLVLRAYYGESPRKFEKFTVLEEQPGSYNESNYRPPYQYEYLYCGSSLYGSLSAARIREWMAYHAWFFGPKSHFVFHDAGGVSPAVRAALEPWVRAGWATIQDIRGQAEFDGYYYNQFLVVNDCLHRYRHAANWTFYFDVDEYIYLPDGRTLESVMEEFSDYTQFTIEQNPMSSVLCLNDSSRNYSREWGFEKLLFRDSRTRIRRDRKYAIQAKNAYSTGVHMSENVIGKTLHKTETKIRYYHYHNSISVQGEPCREFLPISAKNNVTWFDKLPYVYDDNMTKLANTIKQFERNTIGSIHVFQYLTDMGIQAEEVNTGHW; from the exons ATGAGGAAAGACGCCTCACCGGCTACCGTCCCCGGCAACTCCGTCGGCAAATTATTCCTATGTTTCGAAACTAAGCCCCTGGTTGCCACATTACTGGCCCTCACCCTTGTCATGGTCATCTGGAATCTCCAGCCCTACTACGAAAACCTCATCTCCACCACCAGCCGCTGTTCCGCCACCGCCGCCGCCGCCACCGCCACCTCCACCACCATCGCCACCGGTAATGCATCCATCCTCCCGTATACACCGCCCTCATCCTCCTCCGTCTCTGAAAAAAAGGTCTCCACTCCAAAGGCCAGCTCCAACGCAGACCCTAACAAGCGCCTCTTCTACGCCTACGGCAACGCGGCCTCTCTCTTCGTGTTAATGGGAGCTTACCGCGGCGGTCCTCGGACATTCGCTGTTGTGGGTCTGGCTTCCAAGCCTCTTCACGTCTACGGCCGTCCTTGGTACAAATGCGAGTGGATCTCTAGCAATGGTTCAGCTTCCTTGAGGGCCAAAGCCTACAAAATGCTTCCCGATTGGGGCTACGGTCGGGTGTACACGGTGGTTGTGGTGAACTGCACATTCGCTGAAAACCCAAACGAGGACAACGCTGGTGGGAAGCTTGTCCTCCGTGCCTACTATGGCGAGTCGCCGAGGAAATTCGAGAAGTTCACGGTCTTGGAGGAACAACCAGGGTCCTACAATGAGTCCAATTACCGCCCGCCGTATCAATATGAGTATCTGTACTGCGGGTCATCTTTGTACGGAAGCCTGAGCGCGGCGAGGATACGGGAGTGGATGGCGTATCATGCGTGGTTCTTCGGACCCAAATCACATTTTGTGTTTCACGATGCGGGTGGGGTGTCGCCGGCGGTGAGGGCAGCGCTGGAGCCCTGGGTGCGAGCTGGGTGGGCTACGATTCAAGATATCAGAGGCCAGGCGGAGTTCGACGGCTATTACTACAACCAATTTTTGGTGGTGAACGACTGTCTCCATCGTTACCGACACGCTGCCAACTGGACATTCTACTTCGACGTGGATGAGTATATATACTTGCCTGACGGCAGGACTCTGGAGTCCGTTATGGAGGAATTCTCCGATTATACCCAGTTCACCATTGAGCAGAATCCAATGTCCAGTGTGCTTTGCTTGAACGACTCCTCCCGCAACTATTCAAG GGAATGGGGATTCGAGAAGCTGCTGTTCAGAGATTCACGAACCAGAATCCGGCGAGATAGAAAGTACGCAATACAGGCGAAGAACGCATACTCCACGGGAGTACACATGTCTGAGAATGTAATTGGGAAGACACTACACAAGACCGAAACCAAGATCCGATACTATCACTACCACAATTCCATATCAGTACAGGGTGAGCCTTGCCGTGAATTCCTCCCTATCTCCGCCAAGAACAATGTCACCTGGTTCGATAAGCTCCCTTACGTTTATGACGACAACATGACGAAGCTGGCCAACACCATCAAACAATTCGAGCGCAATACCATCGGATCCATACATGTGTTTCAATA CCTCACCGACATGGGCATCCAGGCAGAGGAGGTGAACACTGGGCATTGGTAG